Proteins found in one Microcella daejeonensis genomic segment:
- the proB gene encoding glutamate 5-kinase, which translates to MTAEVVREAVVSARRVVVKVGSSSISGDNAAQIGPLVDALAQLHSRGAEVVLVSSGAIATGIPFLSLDGRPTDLATQQAAAAVGQNVLMVRYQEQLDRHGLVAGQILLTAGDLEHATPRSNAQRAMERLLGLRVLPIVNENDTVATQEIRFGDNDRLAALVGELVHADLLVLLSDVDALYTRPPHEPGAERIAHVAWDDALERVELGDIGAAGVGTGGAGTKIAAARYAVAHRTPVVLTSTGNVGAALRGESVGTWFEAAPRP; encoded by the coding sequence ATGACCGCGGAGGTCGTGCGCGAGGCCGTGGTCTCCGCCCGCCGCGTCGTCGTCAAGGTCGGCTCCTCCTCGATCAGCGGCGACAACGCCGCGCAGATCGGCCCGCTCGTCGATGCGCTCGCGCAGCTGCACTCCCGCGGTGCGGAGGTCGTGCTCGTGTCGTCGGGCGCCATCGCCACGGGCATCCCGTTCCTCTCCCTCGACGGCCGCCCGACCGATCTCGCGACGCAGCAGGCCGCCGCCGCCGTCGGGCAGAACGTGCTCATGGTGCGCTATCAGGAGCAGCTCGACCGGCACGGCCTCGTCGCCGGGCAGATCCTGCTGACCGCGGGCGACCTCGAGCACGCCACCCCCCGGTCGAACGCCCAGCGCGCGATGGAGCGACTGCTCGGTCTGCGCGTGCTGCCCATCGTCAACGAGAACGACACGGTGGCGACGCAGGAGATCCGCTTCGGCGACAACGACCGGCTCGCCGCGCTCGTCGGCGAGCTCGTGCACGCCGACCTGCTCGTGCTGCTGAGCGACGTCGACGCCCTCTACACGCGGCCGCCGCACGAGCCCGGTGCCGAGCGCATCGCGCACGTGGCATGGGACGACGCGCTCGAGCGGGTCGAGCTCGGCGACATCGGGGCCGCGGGCGTCGGAACCGGGGGAGCGGGCACCAAGATCGCCGCCGCCCGCTACGCCGTGGCCCACCGAACGCCGGTCGTGCTCACCTCCACCGGCAACGTCGGCGCCGCGCTGCGCGGCGAGAGCGTGGGCACCTGGTTCGAGGCCGCTCCTCGCCCCTGA
- the obgE gene encoding GTPase ObgE, translating into MATFVDRVTLHLKAGHGGHGCVSVRREKFKPLAGPDGGNGGDGGDIILVASTQETTLLPYHRRPHRTSDNGGPGMGDNRAGFQGQDLELPVPIGTVVRDADGTELADLTEEGMRIVVAPGGQGGLGNNALSTTKRKAPGFALLGTDGDELDIILELKVVADVALVGYPSAGKSSLIAAISSAKPKIADYPFTTLHPNLGVVESGETRYTVADVPGLIEGASEGKGLGLEFLRHVERCSALLHVLDCGTLEPGRDPLSDLDIILAELAAYPVPEGQVPLLERPQLVALNKVDVPDGRELAAFVRPELEKRGYRVFEISAVSHEGLRPLTFAMAELVEADRAARAAEAQARPRVVIRPRAVDVKDFEVRVEGSHEGNIYYVIGAKPERWVQQTDFANDEAVGYLADRLAKLGVENELFAKGAVAGATVVIGAKNGMVFDWEPTLTSAAELLTAPRGSDPRLDALNRPTTSQRRQTYKERMDAKTEARAELEREREAGIWAAEDDEG; encoded by the coding sequence ATGGCGACATTCGTCGACCGCGTCACCCTCCACCTCAAGGCCGGCCACGGCGGGCACGGCTGCGTCTCGGTGCGCCGCGAGAAGTTCAAGCCCCTCGCCGGGCCCGACGGGGGCAACGGCGGCGACGGCGGCGACATCATCCTCGTCGCCAGCACGCAGGAGACCACCCTGCTGCCGTACCACCGCCGCCCCCACCGCACGAGCGACAACGGCGGCCCCGGCATGGGAGACAACCGCGCGGGCTTCCAGGGGCAGGATCTCGAGCTGCCCGTGCCCATCGGAACCGTCGTGCGCGACGCCGACGGTACCGAGCTCGCCGACCTCACCGAGGAGGGCATGCGCATCGTCGTCGCCCCCGGCGGCCAGGGCGGCTTGGGCAACAACGCCCTCTCGACCACCAAGCGCAAGGCGCCCGGCTTCGCGCTGCTCGGCACCGACGGCGACGAGCTCGACATCATCCTCGAGCTCAAGGTGGTCGCCGACGTCGCGCTCGTGGGCTACCCGAGCGCCGGCAAGTCGAGCCTCATCGCCGCGATCTCCTCGGCCAAGCCAAAGATCGCCGACTACCCCTTCACGACCCTGCACCCGAACCTCGGCGTCGTCGAGTCGGGCGAGACCCGCTACACCGTGGCCGATGTGCCCGGCCTCATCGAGGGGGCGAGCGAGGGCAAGGGGCTGGGGCTCGAGTTCCTGCGCCACGTCGAGCGCTGCAGCGCCCTGCTGCACGTGCTCGACTGCGGCACCCTCGAGCCGGGCCGCGATCCGCTCAGCGATCTCGACATCATCCTCGCCGAGCTGGCCGCCTACCCGGTGCCCGAGGGTCAGGTGCCCCTGCTCGAGCGCCCGCAGCTCGTCGCGCTCAACAAGGTCGACGTGCCCGACGGCCGCGAGCTCGCCGCCTTCGTGCGCCCCGAGCTCGAGAAGCGCGGCTACCGCGTGTTCGAGATCAGCGCCGTCAGCCACGAGGGCCTGCGCCCGCTGACCTTCGCGATGGCCGAGCTCGTCGAGGCCGACCGCGCCGCGCGCGCCGCCGAGGCGCAGGCGCGCCCCCGCGTCGTCATCCGCCCCCGCGCCGTCGACGTCAAGGATTTCGAGGTGCGCGTCGAGGGCAGCCACGAGGGCAACATCTACTACGTGATCGGTGCCAAGCCCGAGCGCTGGGTGCAGCAGACCGACTTCGCCAACGACGAGGCCGTCGGCTACCTCGCCGACCGGCTGGCGAAGCTCGGCGTCGAGAACGAGCTCTTCGCCAAGGGCGCCGTCGCCGGCGCGACCGTCGTCATCGGGGCGAAGAACGGCATGGTCTTCGACTGGGAGCCGACGCTCACGAGCGCCGCCGAGCTGCTCACCGCCCCGCGCGGCAGCGACCCGCGCCTCGATGCGCTCAACCGCCCGACGACGAGCCAGCGCCGCCAGACGTACAAAGAGCGCATGGACGCCAAGACCGAGGCGCGCGCCGAGCTCGAGCGCGAGCGCGAGGCCGGCATCTGGGCGGCGGAGGACGACGAGGGATGA
- the rpmA gene encoding 50S ribosomal protein L27 has product MAHKKGASSTRNGRDSNPQYLGVKRFGGQVVKAGEIIVRQRGTHFHPGANVGRGGDDTLFALSAGSVEFGSKGGRKVVNIVAGV; this is encoded by the coding sequence ATGGCACACAAGAAGGGCGCATCGTCCACTCGTAACGGCCGCGACTCCAACCCCCAGTACCTGGGTGTGAAGCGCTTCGGCGGCCAGGTCGTCAAGGCCGGCGAGATCATCGTCCGCCAGCGCGGCACGCACTTCCACCCCGGCGCCAACGTCGGCCGCGGTGGAGACGACACGCTGTTCGCCCTCTCGGCGGGCTCCGTGGAGTTCGGCAGCAAGGGCGGCCGCAAGGTCGTCAACATCGTCGCCGGCGTCTGA
- the rplU gene encoding 50S ribosomal protein L21 → MVYAVVRAGGRQEKVEVGTVVVLDRVKASEDGTIQLVPVLHVDGDTITTDAKKLAKITVTAEVLNDLRGPKIIIQKFKNKTGYKKRQGHRSELTRVKITGIK, encoded by the coding sequence GTGGTCTACGCAGTAGTGCGCGCCGGTGGGCGGCAGGAGAAGGTGGAGGTCGGCACGGTCGTCGTCCTCGACCGTGTCAAGGCGTCCGAGGATGGCACGATCCAGCTCGTCCCCGTGCTCCACGTCGACGGTGACACCATCACCACCGACGCCAAGAAGCTGGCGAAGATCACCGTGACCGCCGAGGTGCTGAACGACCTCCGCGGCCCGAAGATCATCATCCAGAAGTTCAAGAACAAGACCGGGTACAAGAAGCGCCAGGGCCACCGCTCGGAGCTCACCCGCGTCAAGATCACCGGCATCAAGTAA
- a CDS encoding DUF4031 domain-containing protein yields the protein MAVLIDAPVWPAHGRLWGHLVSDRSLEELHAFARAAGIPERGFDHDHYDYPESRYDELVAQGAEPVSGKELVARLSASGLRVAQRDKRPR from the coding sequence ATGGCCGTGCTGATCGACGCCCCCGTCTGGCCCGCGCACGGCCGGCTCTGGGGGCACCTCGTGAGCGACCGCTCGCTCGAGGAGCTGCACGCCTTCGCGCGTGCGGCGGGCATCCCGGAGCGCGGATTCGATCACGACCACTACGACTACCCGGAGAGCCGCTACGACGAGCTCGTGGCGCAGGGCGCCGAGCCGGTCAGCGGAAAGGAGCTCGTGGCCCGCCTGAGCGCTTCGGGCCTGCGGGTCGCGCAGCGCGACAAGCGGCCGAGGTAG
- a CDS encoding TIGR03943 family putative permease subunit, which translates to MWRSVQTWRGIALIGTISAVALWLAASGQLVLYIHPRYVLFTVAMAIVALVLVVAAIAARAVVQRRDALQRPPGSVDLLAAHDGQGHDHAEPHDHDPLPRRRERALGLTAAGVAGLFVLGMVLLPPATLSTATAEQREINATAADVQALDEAQNADAAAVARFTVREWAGILRQTSDLGFFADKPVTDLVGFVSPDADDPENVFYVSRFSITCCAVDAQPLGVPVHLPGWQEQFPVDSWVSVSGEFVSNPSAQSLQPIVIEPSGVEAVEQPREPYLF; encoded by the coding sequence ATGTGGCGTAGCGTTCAGACCTGGCGCGGCATCGCGCTCATCGGCACGATCTCGGCCGTCGCGCTGTGGCTCGCGGCCTCGGGCCAGCTGGTGCTCTACATCCACCCGCGGTACGTGCTCTTCACCGTGGCTATGGCGATCGTCGCCCTCGTGCTCGTCGTCGCCGCGATCGCGGCGCGCGCCGTCGTGCAGCGGCGGGATGCCCTGCAGCGCCCGCCCGGATCCGTCGACCTCCTCGCCGCCCACGACGGCCAGGGCCACGATCACGCCGAGCCCCACGACCACGATCCCCTGCCGCGGCGCCGGGAGCGCGCCCTGGGCCTCACGGCCGCCGGCGTCGCCGGGCTCTTCGTGCTCGGCATGGTGCTGCTGCCCCCCGCGACGCTCAGCACGGCGACGGCCGAGCAGCGCGAGATCAACGCGACGGCCGCCGACGTGCAGGCGCTCGACGAGGCGCAGAACGCCGATGCGGCCGCGGTGGCCCGGTTCACCGTGCGGGAGTGGGCGGGCATCCTGCGCCAGACGAGCGATCTGGGCTTCTTCGCCGACAAGCCGGTGACCGACCTCGTCGGCTTCGTCTCGCCCGACGCCGACGATCCCGAGAACGTCTTCTACGTCTCCCGCTTCTCGATCACCTGCTGCGCGGTCGACGCCCAGCCGCTCGGCGTCCCCGTGCACCTGCCGGGGTGGCAGGAGCAGTTCCCCGTCGACAGCTGGGTGAGCGTCTCGGGCGAGTTCGTCTCGAACCCCAGCGCGCAGAGCCTGCAGCCGATCGTCATCGAGCCCTCGGGCGTCGAGGCGGTGGAGCAGCCGCGTGAGCCGTACCTCTTCTGA
- a CDS encoding permease, producing MTRAAEAPSRRPAAAGRRWGPRHVVAAGLGVLGILAIVGLRAVTAESGDAPLPDAAQDLITLATSVIIESLPFIVLGIALSILVQVWIPETWLMRILPRNPWGRRAVISLFGMFLPVCECGNVPLARGLVRKGFTVPESMVFLLAAPILNPVTILTTHAAFGFDDGILVARLLGGFLIANVLGWLFSQHPDPESLLTDRFAEECRVDEAAVTRSRGGQTLDLFVRETSILMPALVIGAVVAGAIQVAVPRDVLVALGSDPLFSVLAMMVLAFVISVCSNVDAFFILPFASTFLPGSIVTFLVFGPIIDIKMLALMRTTYSTRTLVQVTVVVGLLSAALGLVVNYVA from the coding sequence ATGACCCGCGCTGCCGAGGCCCCCTCGCGACGTCCTGCTGCGGCAGGGCGCCGCTGGGGGCCCCGTCATGTCGTGGCGGCGGGGCTCGGCGTGCTGGGCATCCTCGCGATCGTCGGCCTGCGGGCGGTGACCGCCGAGAGCGGCGACGCGCCCCTGCCCGACGCCGCGCAGGATCTGATCACGCTCGCCACGAGCGTCATCATCGAGTCGCTGCCGTTCATCGTGCTCGGCATCGCGCTGTCGATCCTCGTGCAGGTCTGGATCCCCGAGACCTGGCTCATGCGCATCCTGCCGAGGAACCCGTGGGGCAGGCGGGCGGTCATCTCGCTGTTCGGCATGTTCCTCCCGGTGTGCGAGTGCGGCAACGTGCCGCTCGCCCGCGGGCTCGTGCGCAAGGGCTTCACGGTGCCCGAGAGCATGGTGTTCCTGCTCGCGGCGCCCATCCTCAACCCCGTCACGATCCTCACGACGCACGCGGCCTTCGGCTTCGACGACGGCATCCTCGTCGCGCGCCTGCTGGGCGGGTTCCTCATAGCGAACGTGCTCGGCTGGCTGTTCTCGCAGCACCCCGACCCCGAGTCGCTCCTCACCGATCGCTTCGCCGAGGAGTGCCGCGTCGACGAGGCCGCGGTGACGCGCAGCCGGGGCGGGCAGACGCTCGACCTGTTCGTGCGCGAGACGAGCATCCTCATGCCCGCCCTCGTGATCGGCGCGGTCGTCGCAGGGGCCATCCAGGTGGCGGTGCCGCGCGACGTGCTCGTCGCCCTCGGCAGCGACCCGCTGTTCAGCGTGCTGGCGATGATGGTGCTCGCCTTCGTCATCTCGGTCTGCTCGAACGTCGACGCCTTCTTCATCCTGCCCTTCGCCTCGACCTTCCTCCCCGGCTCGATCGTGACCTTCCTCGTGTTCGGTCCGATCATCGACATCAAGATGCTCGCGCTCATGCGCACCACCTACTCCACGCGCACGCTCGTGCAGGTCACGGTGGTGGTCGGTCTGCTCAGCGCGGCCCTCGGACTGGTGGTGAACTATGTGGCGTAG
- a CDS encoding Rne/Rng family ribonuclease: MVKDDTEKGPIKRTRIFKGRSRRKADAPAAVAEPGAGEHEPAETPASPVMDAPAEHPVTASAPAEPVAESAPEQPAAQQPAAPQSEPAAEQPAAEPAAAQPAEPEPAAEQPAEQPAPEQPAASPFPTLKPESTTSLLFYAPPVEYLAPLPGSGPARSFDDRGDDDDAEAEEGVGTSRRRSRSRRTRGGAAEGENREGRDERAERAERISERRQPREPRERRAPEPITEPQRIKGSTRLEAKKQRRRDGRDAGRRRPVVTEAEFLARRESVDREMVVRSKDGRIQIGVLEDSVLVEHYVARSSESSLIGNVYLGRVQNVLPSMEAAFVDIGRGRNAVLYSGEVDWDAAQAEGEKNQPRRIELALKPGDRVLVQVTKDPIGHKGARLTSQVSLPGRYLVYVPNGSMSGISRKLPDTERARLKKILKEVLPENVGVIVRTAAEGATEEQLTLDVNRLTSQWAEISRQVENHNSNQPALLHSEPDLLVKIVRDVFNEDFRSMVIHGTDAQQTIESYLRGVAPDLLDRVQKYEGDHDPFDEYRISEQIEKALERKVWLPSGGSLVIDRTEAMTVVDVNTGKFVGSGGNLEETVTKNNLEAAEEIVRQLRLRDIGGIIVVDFIDMVLESNRDLVLRRLVECLSRDRTKHQVAEVTSLGLVQMTRKRLGLGLLETFSENCDVCAGRGVIVHHDPVAKHRGADSGNGNGSSRGGRGGRGGERSGSAGGAQRGQSGGRSTPSTHTGTHAITEDVSKALASIAAKTVHHDHPAATPAAEQPAPAAAPVEQPAPAATTGSSAEAATERGDAPAEPAASSEQPRSSRGGRRGSRRSQAGTTRADAPAGSATAPTPERSEAAPATTAGPADADVAILDIPVPPVARSRQKLDPVDAEQLLGSVLEALPEPPAPGTRKRASRRVSSGTISTAGSEQQG; encoded by the coding sequence ATGGTGAAGGACGACACCGAAAAAGGACCGATCAAGCGCACCCGCATCTTCAAGGGGCGCTCCCGCCGCAAGGCCGACGCCCCCGCGGCGGTCGCCGAGCCGGGTGCCGGCGAGCACGAGCCCGCCGAGACGCCGGCGTCGCCGGTGATGGATGCTCCCGCCGAGCATCCCGTCACCGCATCGGCGCCCGCCGAGCCCGTCGCGGAATCCGCGCCCGAGCAGCCTGCCGCCCAGCAGCCCGCCGCCCCGCAGTCGGAGCCGGCCGCCGAGCAGCCCGCCGCCGAGCCGGCAGCCGCGCAGCCCGCCGAGCCCGAGCCCGCCGCCGAGCAGCCCGCCGAGCAGCCCGCTCCCGAGCAGCCCGCCGCGAGCCCCTTCCCGACGCTCAAGCCCGAGAGCACGACCTCCCTGCTGTTCTACGCGCCCCCGGTGGAGTACCTCGCCCCGCTGCCCGGCTCCGGCCCGGCGCGGTCGTTCGACGACCGCGGCGATGACGACGACGCCGAGGCCGAGGAGGGCGTCGGCACGAGCCGTCGCCGTTCGCGCTCGCGCCGCACCCGCGGTGGTGCCGCCGAGGGGGAGAACCGCGAGGGCCGCGATGAGCGGGCCGAGCGGGCCGAGCGCATCTCCGAGCGCCGCCAGCCGCGGGAGCCCCGCGAGCGCCGCGCTCCCGAGCCGATCACCGAGCCCCAGCGCATCAAGGGCTCCACGCGTCTCGAGGCGAAGAAGCAGCGCCGTCGCGACGGCCGCGACGCGGGCCGTCGACGTCCCGTCGTCACCGAGGCCGAGTTCCTCGCCCGCCGCGAGAGCGTCGACCGCGAGATGGTCGTGCGCTCGAAGGACGGCCGCATCCAGATCGGCGTGCTGGAGGACAGCGTCCTCGTCGAGCACTACGTCGCCCGGTCGAGCGAGTCGAGCCTCATCGGCAACGTCTACCTCGGCCGCGTGCAGAACGTGCTGCCGAGCATGGAGGCGGCCTTCGTCGACATCGGGCGCGGCCGCAACGCCGTGCTCTACTCCGGCGAGGTCGACTGGGATGCCGCGCAGGCCGAGGGTGAGAAGAACCAGCCCCGCCGCATCGAGCTCGCGCTCAAGCCCGGCGACCGGGTGCTCGTGCAGGTCACGAAGGATCCGATCGGGCACAAGGGCGCCCGCCTCACCAGCCAGGTGAGCCTGCCCGGCCGCTACCTCGTCTACGTGCCGAACGGCTCGATGAGCGGCATCAGCCGCAAGCTGCCCGACACCGAGCGCGCGCGCCTCAAGAAGATCCTCAAGGAGGTGCTGCCCGAGAACGTCGGCGTGATCGTGCGCACCGCGGCCGAGGGCGCCACCGAGGAGCAGCTGACGCTCGACGTCAACCGCCTCACCAGCCAGTGGGCCGAGATCTCGCGGCAGGTCGAGAACCACAACTCCAACCAGCCGGCCCTGCTGCACAGCGAGCCCGACCTGCTGGTCAAGATCGTGCGCGACGTCTTCAACGAGGACTTCCGCTCCATGGTCATCCACGGCACGGACGCCCAGCAGACGATCGAGAGCTACCTCCGCGGCGTGGCCCCCGACCTGCTCGACCGCGTGCAGAAGTACGAGGGCGACCACGACCCCTTCGACGAGTACCGAATCTCCGAGCAGATCGAGAAGGCGCTCGAGCGCAAGGTCTGGCTGCCCTCGGGCGGCTCGCTCGTCATCGACCGCACCGAGGCGATGACGGTCGTCGACGTCAACACCGGCAAGTTCGTCGGCTCGGGCGGCAACCTCGAGGAGACGGTCACGAAGAACAACCTCGAGGCCGCCGAGGAGATCGTGCGCCAGCTGCGGCTGCGCGACATCGGCGGCATCATCGTCGTCGACTTCATCGACATGGTGCTCGAGTCGAACCGCGACCTCGTGCTGCGCCGCCTGGTCGAGTGCCTGAGCCGCGACCGCACCAAGCACCAGGTCGCCGAGGTGACGAGCCTCGGACTCGTGCAGATGACGCGCAAGCGCCTGGGCCTCGGCCTGCTCGAGACCTTCAGCGAGAACTGCGACGTCTGCGCCGGCCGCGGGGTCATCGTGCACCACGACCCCGTCGCGAAGCACCGCGGCGCCGACTCGGGCAACGGCAACGGCTCCTCCCGCGGGGGTCGCGGCGGTCGTGGGGGCGAGCGCTCCGGCTCCGCCGGCGGCGCGCAGCGCGGCCAGAGCGGCGGCCGCAGCACGCCGTCGACCCACACGGGCACGCACGCCATCACGGAGGACGTGAGCAAGGCCCTCGCGAGCATCGCCGCGAAGACCGTGCACCACGACCACCCCGCCGCGACGCCGGCCGCCGAGCAGCCCGCGCCCGCCGCGGCGCCCGTCGAGCAGCCCGCGCCCGCGGCGACCACCGGGTCGTCCGCCGAGGCCGCGACCGAGCGGGGGGATGCCCCGGCCGAGCCCGCCGCCTCCTCCGAGCAGCCCCGCTCCTCGCGCGGCGGCCGCCGCGGCTCGCGCCGCTCCCAGGCCGGCACGACCCGCGCCGACGCTCCCGCCGGATCCGCGACCGCGCCGACCCCGGAGCGCTCCGAGGCCGCCCCGGCGACCACGGCCGGCCCGGCCGACGCCGACGTCGCGATCCTCGACATCCCGGTGCCCCCGGTCGCGCGCTCGCGGCAGAAGCTCGACCCGGTCGACGCCGAGCAGCTGCTCGGCTCGGTGCTCGAGGCCCTGCCCGAGCCGCCCGCTCCCGGCACGCGCAAGCGCGCCTCGCGCCGGGTGTCGAGCGGCACGATCAGCACCGCCGGCAGCGAGCAGCAGGGTTGA
- the ndk gene encoding nucleoside-diphosphate kinase: MTTSIEETLVLVKPDGVARNLTGRILARIEAKGYQIVDLRMVQADRALLAQHYAEHEGKPFYEPLVEFMESGPVVAARVAGHRVIEGFRSLAGTTDPTTAAPGTIRGDLGRDWGLKVQQNLVHGSDSPESAARELALWFD, encoded by the coding sequence ATGACCACGTCCATCGAAGAGACCCTCGTCCTCGTCAAGCCCGACGGGGTCGCCCGCAACCTGACGGGCCGGATCCTCGCCCGCATCGAGGCGAAGGGCTACCAGATCGTCGACCTGCGCATGGTGCAGGCCGACCGCGCGCTCCTCGCGCAGCACTACGCCGAGCACGAGGGCAAGCCCTTCTACGAGCCGCTCGTCGAGTTCATGGAGTCGGGCCCCGTCGTCGCGGCGCGCGTCGCCGGGCACCGGGTGATCGAGGGCTTCCGCTCGCTCGCCGGAACGACCGACCCGACCACCGCCGCGCCCGGCACCATCCGCGGCGATCTCGGCCGCGACTGGGGCCTCAAGGTGCAGCAGAACCTCGTCCACGGCAGCGACTCGCCCGAGTCGGCCGCGCGCGAGCTCGCACTCTGGTTCGACTGA
- a CDS encoding DUF4233 domain-containing protein — protein MTASAASPARPPRRERSATESLLSVVLILEAIVVVFGMLVIFGLRVVEPVVAFTGGAALILLLVLATRIVRYPWGQWVGHGLQVVLLATAFLEILAGVAAAIFVGFWIWALVKGRQLDAAKRAP, from the coding sequence GTGACCGCATCCGCCGCTTCGCCCGCCCGCCCGCCGCGCCGTGAGCGCTCCGCCACCGAGTCGCTGCTGAGCGTCGTCCTCATCCTCGAGGCCATCGTCGTCGTCTTCGGCATGCTCGTCATCTTCGGTCTGCGGGTCGTCGAGCCCGTCGTCGCCTTCACCGGGGGAGCGGCGCTCATCCTCCTCCTCGTCCTCGCGACCCGCATCGTGCGCTACCCCTGGGGCCAGTGGGTCGGGCACGGGCTGCAAGTCGTCCTGCTCGCGACCGCCTTCCTCGAGATCCTCGCGGGGGTCGCCGCGGCGATCTTCGTCGGCTTCTGGATCTGGGCGCTCGTGAAGGGCCGGCAGCTCGACGCCGCCAAGCGCGCCCCCTGA
- a CDS encoding bifunctional folylpolyglutamate synthase/dihydrofolate synthase → MSDAIEDSMDDGMDDATGEGADSAARGARRREPQRPPTPEELADREAAESVYAELLSRLGEANPQPRLEPTRRVMELLGDPQRSYAVIHITGTNGKTSTSRIAESILRAYGLRTGLMTSPHLDRVNERIVIDGEPIADRALVDNWADIQPYLLMVDAELTANGELPLTYFEALTVLAFACFADAPVDVLVLEVGMGGEWDSTNVADGDVAVFTPIALDHENRLGRTVAEIARTKAGIIKPAAQVVTALQSTEAMDELLRAAEHDEAEVSVEGVAFQVQDARLAVGGQVVDIRGRAGEYPDLFLPLFGEHQAQNAAVAVAAVESFLGAGTQPLALDVLAEGFATVTSPGRLQLIGIEPSVIVDAAHNPHGAEALGRALMGSFAFESITAVVGILADKDERGIIEALDPIVDRFVVTQSDSDRALPADELAELVTRVAGPDRVRVEPELDVALAELRDELGPRDAIVVTGSITLVGQAMRIAREEDWAL, encoded by the coding sequence ATGAGCGACGCGATCGAGGACAGCATGGACGACGGAATGGACGACGCGACCGGCGAGGGCGCGGACTCCGCCGCGCGCGGTGCGCGGCGGCGCGAGCCGCAGCGGCCGCCGACGCCCGAGGAGCTCGCCGACCGGGAGGCGGCCGAGTCCGTGTACGCCGAGCTGCTCTCCCGCCTCGGCGAGGCCAACCCTCAGCCGCGGCTCGAGCCGACGCGGCGCGTGATGGAGCTGCTGGGGGATCCGCAGCGCTCGTACGCGGTCATCCACATCACCGGCACGAACGGCAAGACCTCGACGAGCCGCATCGCTGAGAGCATCCTGCGCGCCTACGGACTGCGCACGGGGCTCATGACGAGCCCGCACCTCGACCGCGTGAACGAGCGGATCGTCATCGACGGCGAGCCCATCGCCGACCGCGCGCTCGTCGACAACTGGGCCGACATCCAGCCGTACCTGCTCATGGTCGACGCCGAGCTGACGGCGAACGGCGAGCTGCCGCTCACCTACTTCGAGGCGCTCACGGTGCTCGCCTTCGCGTGCTTCGCCGACGCGCCCGTCGACGTGCTCGTGCTCGAGGTCGGCATGGGAGGGGAGTGGGATTCGACCAACGTCGCCGACGGCGACGTCGCGGTCTTCACGCCCATCGCGCTCGACCACGAGAACCGGCTGGGTCGCACGGTCGCCGAGATCGCCCGCACCAAGGCGGGCATCATCAAGCCCGCGGCGCAGGTCGTCACGGCGCTGCAGTCGACCGAGGCCATGGACGAGCTGCTGCGCGCCGCCGAGCACGACGAGGCGGAGGTGAGCGTCGAGGGCGTCGCCTTCCAGGTGCAGGATGCCCGGCTCGCCGTCGGCGGCCAGGTGGTCGACATCCGCGGCCGCGCCGGGGAGTACCCCGATCTCTTCCTGCCCCTCTTCGGCGAGCACCAGGCGCAGAACGCCGCGGTGGCCGTCGCGGCGGTGGAGTCCTTTCTCGGCGCGGGCACGCAGCCGCTCGCCCTCGACGTGCTCGCCGAGGGCTTCGCCACGGTCACGAGCCCGGGGCGCCTGCAGCTCATCGGCATCGAGCCGAGCGTGATCGTCGACGCCGCGCACAACCCGCACGGCGCCGAGGCGCTCGGGCGCGCGCTCATGGGCTCTTTCGCGTTCGAGTCGATCACCGCGGTGGTCGGCATCCTGGCCGATAAGGACGAGCGCGGCATCATCGAGGCGCTCGACCCGATCGTCGACCGCTTCGTCGTCACGCAGTCCGACTCCGACCGCGCGCTGCCCGCCGACGAGCTGGCCGAGCTCGTCACGCGCGTCGCCGGCCCCGACCGGGTGCGCGTCGAGCCCGAGCTCGACGTCGCCCTCGCCGAGCTGCGCGACGAGCTGGGCCCGCGCGACGCCATCGTCGTCACGGGCTCGATCACGCTCGTCGGTCAGGCGATGCGCATCGCGCGCGAGGAGGATTGGGCGCTGTGA